The DNA region TCGGCCCGGAAATCATGGCCGAGGCGGTCAAGGTGCTGGAGCTGGCCAATGACAAGTTCCAGCTCGGCTTCGAGCTGACCCACGACGTGATCGGCGGCGCCGCCATCGACAAGCATGGCGTGCCGCTGGCCGACGAGACCCTGGAACGCGCGCGCCAGGCCGACGCCGTGCTGCTGGGCGCCGTGGGTGGGCCGAAATGGGACAAGATCGAGCGCGACATCCGCCCGGAGCGCGGCCTGCTGAAGATCCGCTCGCAACTGGGGCTGTTCGCCAACCTGCGCCCGGCCATCCTCTATCCGCAACTGGCGGACGCTTCCAGCCTCAAGCCGGAGGTGGTCTCGGGCCTGGACATCCTCATCGTCCGCGAGCTGACCGGCGGCATCTACTTCGGCCAGCCACGCGAGCAGCGCGTGCTGGAGAACGGCGAGCGCCAGGCCTACGACACCCTGCCGTATGCCGAGAGCGAAATCCGCCGCATCGCCCGAGTCGGCTTCGACATGGCCCGCGTGCGTGGCAAGAAGCTGTGCTCGGTGGACAAGGCCAACGTGCTCGCCTCCAGCCAGCTGTGGCGCGAAGTGGTGGAGGAGGTAGCCAAGGACTACCCGGACGTCGAGCTGTCGCACATGTACGTCGACAACGCGGCCATGCAGCTGGTGCGTGCACCCAAGCAGTTCGACGTCATGGTCACCGACAACATGTTCGGCGACATCCTGTCGGATGAGGCTTCCATGCTCACCGGCTCCATCGGCATGCTGCCTTCCGCCTCCCTGGATGCGAACAACAAGGGCATGTACGAGCCGTGCCACGGTTCTGCGCCGGACATCGCCGGCCAGGGCATCGCCAACCCGCTGGCGACCATCCTCTCGGTCTCGATGATGCTGCGCTACAGCTTCAACCAGGGCACCGCCGCGGATGCCATCGAGAAGGCCGTGAGCAACGTCCTCGACCAGGGGCTGCGCACCGGCGACATCTTCTCCGCCGGTACCACCAAGGTCGGTACCCAAGCCATGGGCGATGCAGTGGTCGAGGCCCTGCGTAATCTGTAATCTGTCGGGCCCGCTGCATGGCAGCGGCCCACTTTTTCCCTGAAAGGTGTAGTTGTCATGAAGCGTGTAGGTCTGATCGGTTGGCGCGGCATGGTGGGTTCCGTACTCATGCAGCGGATGCTGGAAGAGCGGGATTTCGACCTGATCGAGCCGGTTTTCTTCACCACCTCCAACGTCGGCGGGCAAGGCCCGGCGATCGGCAAGGACGTCGCTCCGCTGAAGGATGCCTACAGCATCGACGAGCTGAAGAGCCTCGACGTGATCCTGACCTGCCAGGGTGGCGACTACACCAGTGAAGTCTTCCCCAAGCTGCGCGAAGCCGGCTGGCAGGGCTACTGGATCGACGCCGCCTCCAGCCTGCGCATGCAGGATGACGCGGTCATCGTCCTCGACCCGGTCAACCGCCGCGTGATCGACCAGCAGCTGGACGCCGGCACCAAGAACTACATCGGTGGCAACTGCACCGTCAGCCTGATGCTGATGGCCCTGGGCGGCCTGTTCGAAGCCGGCCTGGTGGAGTGGATGAGCGCCATGACCTACCAGGCCGCCTCCGGCGCCGGTGCGCAGAACATGCGCGAGCTGATCAAGCAGATGGGCGCCACCCACGCCGCGGTCGCCGATGACCTGGCCAACCCGGCCAGCGCCATCCTCGACATCGACCGCAAGGTGGCCGAGACCATGCGCGGCGAAGCCTTCCCGACCGAGAACTTCGGCGTGCCGCTGGCCGGCAGCCTGATCCCCTGGATCGACAAGGAGCTGCCCAACGGCCAGAGCCGCGAAGAGTGGAAGGGCCAGGCCGAGACCAACAAGATCCTCGGCCGCTTCAAGAGCCCGATCCCGGTGGACGGCATCTGCGTGCGCATCGGCGCCATGCGCTGCCACAGCCAGGCGCTGACCATCAAGCTGAACAAGGATGTGCCGATCGCCGACATCGAAGGGATGATCAGCCAGCACAACCCCTGGGTGAAGCTGGTGCCGAACCAGCGCGAGATCAGCATGCGCGAGCTGACCCCGACCGCCGTGACCGGCACCCTCAGCGTGCCGGTGGGCCGCCTGCGCAAGCTCAACATGGGCTCGCAGTACCTGGGCGCCTTCACCGTCGGCGACCAACTGCTGTGGGGCGCGGCCGAACCGCTGCGCCGCATGCTGCGCATCCTCCTGGAGCGTTGATCGATCCGGGGCGCCGATGAGGCTCGTCGGCGCCCGGTTTCCCTCGATTGCCTGCGTGCGGGGCGGCGGTTAAAGTGCCGCTCCCGTTTCGCCAGAGGCAATGTCCATGAGCCAGTCCTTCGATATCGCCGTTGTCGGCGCCACCGGCACCGTTGGCGAAACCCTCGTCGAGCTCCTCGCCGAGCGCGAATTCCCCATCGGCACCCTGCACCTGCTGGCGAGCATCGAGTCCGCCGGCGCCTCCGTGCCGTTCCGTGGCAAGAACCTGCGCGTGCGCGATGTCGCCGAGTTCGACTTCTCCCAGGTACGCCTGGCCTTCTTCGCCGCTGGCGAAGCGGTGAGCCGCAGCTTTGCCGATCGCGCCAGCCAGGCGGGCTGTGCGGTGATCGACCTGTCCGGGGCGCTGGATGACGCCAAGCCTCTGGTGCCCGAAGCCAATGCCGGCCTGCTGGGCGAACTGGCCCCTCCTTATAGAGTGAGCAGCCCGAGCGCGTCCGCCGTGGCGTTGGCCTGCGCGTTGGCTCCTCTGGCCTCCCTGGGCATCGAGCGGGTCACCGTCACCGCCTGCCTCGCGGTCTCCAGCCGTGGGCGCGAAGGCGTCAACGAACTGGCCCGGCAGACCGCCGAGTTGCTCAATGCTCGCCCGCTGGAGCCGCGCTTCTTCGATCGCCAGGTGGCTTTCAACGTCCTCGCCCAACCCGATGCGGTGGACGGGGACGGGCACGCGCAACTGGAAAGAAGACTGGCACGCGAATTGAAGGCGCTGCTCGTCGCCCCGACGCTGGACGTGGCTGCCACCTGCGTGCTCGTGCCGGTGTTCTTTGGCGACAGCCTGAGCGTCTCGCTGCAGGTGCGCGAGGACGTCGATCTGGCTCGTGTGCTGGAGCGACTGGAGGCTGCGCCGGGCATCGAACTGGTCGAGCGGGACGACTACCCGACGGCAGTAGGTGACGCTGTGGGGCAGGATGTGATCTACGTCGGCCGGGTGCGAAAAGGGCTGGAAGACCCGCGCCAAGTCAATTTGTGGATTGCGTCTGATAATGTGCGAAAAGGCGCTGCACTCAACGCCGTACAGTCCGGCGAGTTATTGATAAAACACTATCTGTAAAAGATACTTACCTGAAAATTTGAAGAACTTTTCTAGCTTGACAATACTGGTTTAGTTTTCATCGCTGACGGGGAACCGCTATGGCGCGTTGTGGCAGCGATCAAAATACTCTCTCGTTCGGCCGAGAAAAAAAGATAAAACAAGGGATTACGCTATGATTCGGGTTCGCAAACTGGTGCTGGCAATTGCGGCTGCTTCGGCGCTGACCTCCGGCATGGCACATGCTCTGGGGCTCGGGGAAGTGACCCTGAAGTCCGCCTTGAATCAGCCGCTGGTGGCTGAGATCGAGTTGCTCGAGGTCCGCGACCTGGCTTCCAACGAAGTCGTTCCGAACCTGGCTACGGCCGAGGAGTTCAGCAAGGCTGGTGTCGATCGCCAGTACTTCCTGACCGATCTGAAGTTCACGCCAGTGCTCAAGCCCAACGGCAAGAGCGTGATCCGCGTTACCTCCAACAAGCCGGTGCGCGAGCCCTACCTCAATTTCCTGGTAGAGGTGCTGTGGCCCAATGGCCGCCTGCTGCGCGAATACACCCTGCTGCTGGACCCGCCGACCTATTCCCCCGAAACCACCGCTGCCGTCGTGCCGAGCATGCCCATCGCCGCTCCGGCCCAGGCCCCGCGTCCGGCCGCTGCCGCCCCGCGTCCGAGCACCAGCCCGGCCGCCCAGGCTCCGCGTGCTGCCGCTCCGGTAGCGCCGACCGCTTCCACCGCCAAGGCGGGCGCCGAGGAATACAAGACCACCGGTAGCGACACCCTCTGGGAAATCGCCCAGCGCAATCGCTCCAGCGGCTCCGTACACCAGGCCATGCTGGCCATCCAGGACCTGAACCCGGATGCCTTCGTCGGCGGCAACATCAATCGCATGAAGAGCGGCCAGGTGCTGCGCATGCCGACCGATGCGCAGATCGCCAGCCGTTCGCAATCCGAAGCCATCGCCCAGGTCGCCGCTCAGAACGCCGCCTGGCGTGACGGCAGCGCGGTTGCGGGCAGTGCCGGTCAGCGCCAGCTGGACGCCACCAAGCGCGCCACTGCCGGTGCCGCTCCTGCCAAGACCGAAAGCAAGGACAGCCTGCGCCTGCTCTCCGCCGACAGTGGCAAGTCCACTGCTGGCAGCGAGAAGGGTGCCGGCAACGGCAACAGCAAGGCCCTGTCCGAGAAGCTGGCCGTCACCCAGGAAAGCCTGGACACCACCCGTCGCGAGAACGACGAGCTCAAGGGCCGGATGAGCGACCTGCAGAGCCAGCTGGACAAGCTGCAACGCCTCATCCAGCTGAAGGACGACCAACTGGCCAAGCTGCAGGGTGACCTGGCGAAGAAACCCGAAGCCGCCGCCCCGGCGACTCCGGCCACGCCGACCCCGGCAACGCCAGCCGCTTCCGCCACCCCGGCGGCTCCGGCTGCCGAACAACCCGCAGCGGTGCCGGCTACTCCGGCACCCGACGCTACCCAGGCCACTCCCCCGGCCGGGCAGGCGCCGGACTACAACTACAACGAGGAGCCGGCTGCACCTGATGCAGCCGCCCAGTCCCAGAACCAGCAGCCGGCCAGTGAGCCGGCTGATGCCGTTGAAAAACCTGCCGCTCCGGCCGAAGCCGCCAAGCCGGTCGAGCCTGCGCCGGTTGCCGCCGCGCCCGCTCCGGCCGAGCCCGAAGCCGAGCAGCCCGGTTTCATCGACGACCTGATGGGCAACCCGATGCTGCTGGGTATCGCCGGTGGCGGCGCGCTGCTGGCGCTGCTGGTCGCCCTGATGATCCTGTCCCGTCGCAATGCGATGAAGGAAGCCGAGCTGCAGAACAGCCTGGCTGCCCAGGATGACGACACCCACTTCGACAACGACCTGGACATCCAGGACAACGCCTTCGCCGGCCTCGAGAACGAGCCCGCCGTAGCGGCCGCCGCGCCTGCCCAGGCCGAAGAGCGCGTCACCGCCCAGACTGGCGACGCCATCAGCGAAGCCGACATCTATATCGCCTACGGTCGTTTCAACCAGGCTGCCGAGCTGCTGCAGAACGCCATCAATGACGAGCCGCACCGTGCCGACCTGCGCCTGAAACTGATGGAGGTCTACGCCGAACTGGGTGACCGCGACGGCTTCGCCCGCCAGGAAAGCGAGCTGCGTGAGATCGGCGGTGCCTACGCCGAAGTCGACCAGCTCAAGGCCAAGTACCCGGCCATGGCGCTTGCCGCCGCTGCAGGCCTGGGCTTCGCCGCCAGCTCTTCCGCTGCGGACGACCTGGACAGCTTCAGCCTCGACGACCTGACCCTGGACGAGCCCGCCGCTCCCGCTGCCCCGGCGCCCGCCGCCGCGGAGTCGGATCTGGACGATGCCTTCGACCTGAGCCTCGACGAGCTGGAAGCCGACCTCGATCGCGACCTGCAGGCGTCCGCCGGCAACGATGCGCTGGCCGGCCTGGACGATCTCGACCTGAGCCTCGACGAACCCGCCGCCCCGGCTGCGAGCCTCGACGACGAGCTGGGCTTCGACCTGGAACTGGATAGCAAGCCGCTGGCGGAAGAGCCGCTGGACCTGGGTGACGATCTCGCCGACTTCAGCCTGGATCTGGAATCCGACACCAAGCCGACCGTCGCCGAGGAAGACGACTTCCTCCTCAGCCTCGACGACGAGCTGGGCCTGGGTGGGGCCGAACCTGCCGCCGAGCCGGCCAAGGAAGAAGCCGCTTCCGCCTTCGAACTGCCGTCCGACTTCGACCTGTCGATGCCCGAGGACGAGCCGGCCGCCGAAGTGGACGCGCCGCTTTCCGACAGCTTTGCCGCCAAGCTGGATGAAGTGACCGCCGAGCTCGACCAGCTCGCCGAGAGCCTCGACCAGCCGCCGGCAGAAAGCGCACCGGCCAGCACCGCCGCTCCGGCGCTGGACCTGGATGGCGAAGACGACTTCGACTTCCTCTCCGGAACCGACGAAACCGCCACCAAGCTCGATCTGGCCCGCGCCTACATCGACATGGGTGACACCGAAGGCGCCCGCGACATCCTCGACGAAGTGATGGCCGAGGGCAGTGAGAACCAGCAACAGGAAGCGCG from Pseudomonas tohonis includes:
- the leuB gene encoding 3-isopropylmalate dehydrogenase; this encodes MSKQILVLPGDGIGPEIMAEAVKVLELANDKFQLGFELTHDVIGGAAIDKHGVPLADETLERARQADAVLLGAVGGPKWDKIERDIRPERGLLKIRSQLGLFANLRPAILYPQLADASSLKPEVVSGLDILIVRELTGGIYFGQPREQRVLENGERQAYDTLPYAESEIRRIARVGFDMARVRGKKLCSVDKANVLASSQLWREVVEEVAKDYPDVELSHMYVDNAAMQLVRAPKQFDVMVTDNMFGDILSDEASMLTGSIGMLPSASLDANNKGMYEPCHGSAPDIAGQGIANPLATILSVSMMLRYSFNQGTAADAIEKAVSNVLDQGLRTGDIFSAGTTKVGTQAMGDAVVEALRNL
- a CDS encoding FimV family protein yields the protein MIRVRKLVLAIAAASALTSGMAHALGLGEVTLKSALNQPLVAEIELLEVRDLASNEVVPNLATAEEFSKAGVDRQYFLTDLKFTPVLKPNGKSVIRVTSNKPVREPYLNFLVEVLWPNGRLLREYTLLLDPPTYSPETTAAVVPSMPIAAPAQAPRPAAAAPRPSTSPAAQAPRAAAPVAPTASTAKAGAEEYKTTGSDTLWEIAQRNRSSGSVHQAMLAIQDLNPDAFVGGNINRMKSGQVLRMPTDAQIASRSQSEAIAQVAAQNAAWRDGSAVAGSAGQRQLDATKRATAGAAPAKTESKDSLRLLSADSGKSTAGSEKGAGNGNSKALSEKLAVTQESLDTTRRENDELKGRMSDLQSQLDKLQRLIQLKDDQLAKLQGDLAKKPEAAAPATPATPTPATPAASATPAAPAAEQPAAVPATPAPDATQATPPAGQAPDYNYNEEPAAPDAAAQSQNQQPASEPADAVEKPAAPAEAAKPVEPAPVAAAPAPAEPEAEQPGFIDDLMGNPMLLGIAGGGALLALLVALMILSRRNAMKEAELQNSLAAQDDDTHFDNDLDIQDNAFAGLENEPAVAAAAPAQAEERVTAQTGDAISEADIYIAYGRFNQAAELLQNAINDEPHRADLRLKLMEVYAELGDRDGFARQESELREIGGAYAEVDQLKAKYPAMALAAAAGLGFAASSSAADDLDSFSLDDLTLDEPAAPAAPAPAAAESDLDDAFDLSLDELEADLDRDLQASAGNDALAGLDDLDLSLDEPAAPAASLDDELGFDLELDSKPLAEEPLDLGDDLADFSLDLESDTKPTVAEEDDFLLSLDDELGLGGAEPAAEPAKEEAASAFELPSDFDLSMPEDEPAAEVDAPLSDSFAAKLDEVTAELDQLAESLDQPPAESAPASTAAPALDLDGEDDFDFLSGTDETATKLDLARAYIDMGDTEGARDILDEVMAEGSENQQQEARELIARIS
- the asd gene encoding aspartate-semialdehyde dehydrogenase, producing the protein MKRVGLIGWRGMVGSVLMQRMLEERDFDLIEPVFFTTSNVGGQGPAIGKDVAPLKDAYSIDELKSLDVILTCQGGDYTSEVFPKLREAGWQGYWIDAASSLRMQDDAVIVLDPVNRRVIDQQLDAGTKNYIGGNCTVSLMLMALGGLFEAGLVEWMSAMTYQAASGAGAQNMRELIKQMGATHAAVADDLANPASAILDIDRKVAETMRGEAFPTENFGVPLAGSLIPWIDKELPNGQSREEWKGQAETNKILGRFKSPIPVDGICVRIGAMRCHSQALTIKLNKDVPIADIEGMISQHNPWVKLVPNQREISMRELTPTAVTGTLSVPVGRLRKLNMGSQYLGAFTVGDQLLWGAAEPLRRMLRILLER
- a CDS encoding aspartate-semialdehyde dehydrogenase, translating into MSQSFDIAVVGATGTVGETLVELLAEREFPIGTLHLLASIESAGASVPFRGKNLRVRDVAEFDFSQVRLAFFAAGEAVSRSFADRASQAGCAVIDLSGALDDAKPLVPEANAGLLGELAPPYRVSSPSASAVALACALAPLASLGIERVTVTACLAVSSRGREGVNELARQTAELLNARPLEPRFFDRQVAFNVLAQPDAVDGDGHAQLERRLARELKALLVAPTLDVAATCVLVPVFFGDSLSVSLQVREDVDLARVLERLEAAPGIELVERDDYPTAVGDAVGQDVIYVGRVRKGLEDPRQVNLWIASDNVRKGAALNAVQSGELLIKHYL